Genomic segment of Methermicoccus shengliensis DSM 18856:
CATCACTGCGATGTGCGCATGGTGGCAAGGGTACCGAAGGGCGCGTTCTACCCTCCTCCAAAGGTGGAGTCCGCCACCGTGAGGCTCGTAAGAAGGCCGTCGCCCTACGTGGTGGAGGATGAAGCGCTGTTCTTCGAGCTCGTTCGAGCGGGGTTTGAGCACAGGAGAAAGAAGCTCAGAAACGCTCTTGCCATCTCGGCCAGCTTTCCCCTTGGTGCAGAGTATCTGCGCTCTCTCAGCGCTCCCGAGCTTGACATGAGAGCAGAGGAGCTGACTGGTGCCCAGCTCGCCTCCCTTGCCAACATCGTTCACAGGAAACTCAAGAATGCTGGGGCTATCGCCTCAGCATCCTCGAGATAAGCTCCCTTATCCTCTCTGCAATCTCTCCTCCCTTTCCACCCGCTCCCAGCGGAATTATGCCCTTGGCGATGAGCACGAGAACCACCACCCCAGCGCCCACGACCGCACCAATCACTCCTCCCAGTGGGAAGCCGGAGCCCTCCACGGTGATGGTGGCGATTGTTCCACCCACATCCAGCACGTGCGTGCCCTCCTCATTGAGCTTCTGGGCGTACGTGAGGGTGGTGCTCTCCCCTGGTGCGAGCGTGATGTTCTCCTGGTGCACCACCTCTCCATCGAGCTTTATCTCTATCAGCTCCGTGCCCTCGATGTTTCCGTTGTTGACGATGGTTGCCCTCACCTCAACGCTCTTGCCAGCCTTCACGACCTTGGGCTCCACAGACAGTGAACTTACCACCAGCTCAGCGTAGGGACCCACCACCTCCAGCGATGTGGAGTTGGAGATGTAACCAGGCTTTTCTGCCCTCAGCGTGAACCTTCCAGCACTCTCTGGCACGTATGTGAGGGTGCCAGAGGCATCTGTGTGGCCAATGACTGTATCGTCCAGCTTGATGGTGGCATTCTCCACAGGCCTGCCCTCCAGCCCCACCCGCACGACCAGCGTCTCTCCGAGGTCTATGCTCGATGGAGCCATTATCTCGAGGGTGGCATTCGTCACCACTATCTCAGTGGAGGCCGGGGCATAGCCATAGCGTCTTGCCTCTATGGTATGGTTGCCAAGCTCCGTAGGGGTGTACAGCAGCACGCCACTTGCGTTCGTGGTGCCGATGAGCTCTCCATCGTAGAATATGCTGGCACCCTCCACATCCGAGAGCCCGGAGACCACGTGGATTGGTATCTGCTCACCCTTGCTCACCGTTGGGGGCACATCCACACTCATGGGAAGCGCTCCGCCCACGAGCTCCTCAATCTTCACAAACGGATAGTACCTGAGGGCAGACGAATCGTCGGCGACACGAATCCACACATCTCCCAGGATGTCGATGTCCTTGCCAGCCGAAAGGGAGATGCTACTGGGATTCTCGAGCGTTATCGAGCCCGAGCCCACCCCCACCACTTCCATCTCCTTGAAATCCTGCCCGCTCTCCACCGAGGTATAGCTCTCCGATATCTGGAATATACCCTCAATGAGCACCACATTGGTCTCGGTGCCCCTGAACACAGAGCCCACCCGCACGATTATGAGGGGGAGGTCGTCTGCAGAGCCAACGTCCTTTGTGTAGATGTAGTCGTCGTCGCTCGCAACGAAGTCCGTGTCCACCACCTCCCCGTCCTTTCTGAGCTCCAGAAGGGCACGATTGCCGTTGATGTCCACCTCCTTCACGAACAGCTCGTAGCCCTCCTTCAAGGGCAGGGAGGAGCCCACGTACACAGAGCGCTTGGCGTCATCGTCCATGAGCACCTTGTGCAGCTGTCCACTCGATAGCGGGTTCTCTGTGCCCGTGCCATTGGGCATGTCGAGGTAGCCTGCGAAGTACTTGTCGGCCATGAAGCCTATGACCTCGTACTTGCCCCATGTGGA
This window contains:
- a CDS encoding S-layer protein domain-containing protein; this encodes STWGKYEVIGFMADKYFAGYLDMPNGTGTENPLSSGQLHKVLMDDDAKRSVYVGSSLPLKEGYELFVKEVDINGNRALLELRKDGEVVDTDFVASDDDYIYTKDVGSADDLPLIIVRVGSVFRGTETNVVLIEGIFQISESYTSVESGQDFKEMEVVGVGSGSITLENPSSISLSAGKDIDILGDVWIRVADDSSALRYYPFVKIEELVGGALPMSVDVPPTVSKGEQIPIHVVSGLSDVEGASIFYDGELIGTTNASGVLLYTPTELGNHTIEARRYGYAPASTEIVVTNATLEIMAPSSIDLGETLVVRVGLEGRPVENATIKLDDTVIGHTDASGTLTYVPESAGRFTLRAEKPGYISNSTSLEVVGPYAELVVSSLSVEPKVVKAGKSVEVRATIVNNGNIEGTELIEIKLDGEVVHQENITLAPGESTTLTYAQKLNEEGTHVLDVGGTIATITVEGSGFPLGGVIGAVVGAGVVVLVLIAKGIIPLGAGGKGGEIAERIRELISRMLRR